The genomic region tttcaattttgCCATGTTCTACGCAGACTCATATTAGATATTAGAAGACACGTCGTGCACGCAACTCCGTAAGTTTTTGACCGCCGACTGCTCTGCAGCCATTGAATTTTTTGGTCACGTGATTGCTGTGAATAttcataaatatataaaatattgtgGGTTCATATGAAAACCTAATCCTGACGAAGGCTTCCAACAGGATCTCCCACTGTTTAAACAGCCCTTGCATTGAATATACCTAGGACAAATAGTAGCCTAAAATCCTCAAATAGTATTTTCATTTTTGTTATATAGATGAACAAATGCCGTTAAACCCCGCACATTCAGTGTGAGGGAGGTGCATAGATATTCTCGACTCTTCCCTCCAGGATTTTGCAGATCCAGATTTCTTTTCCTGTAAGATTTTTTTGTTTCTCTCTGCACTGCTTTTCATGTTTATCAGAATATTGTATTCTTCTGCTATTTCACATTTGGTTTAAATACCCGGAGACAAGAATAACGCTTGTGTAAAACAGATATAGGGTTTTAGGATATAGAATCTGAAATCTGTGGTTTTGTAAAAGGCTTTTTCCTTATTTCTGTTAGATTATTTCGATTGTAAATAGAAATAACTTCTGGAAAAGCTGTCACTTCTTAACTGCAGATTTGTTTTTTCTTGTCAAGCGGTTTTTGGAAATAGATCTCTGAAACTTTCAAGGGGTCGGTATTTCCCCTGTTTTCTTCACAAGGGCTGCGAAGTAATTGATTCTTTCTTATGTTTTGGCAATTGATCTGGTGGTATGTTCAAGAACTGGTTTTGAACTGGGTTCTGTTTTAAGAAGATAAATCAAGCAATTTTAGGCATTACTTGGGTTTTGATTTTTACAGTTGAAGTCACACTTCTGTATATAGAAGATAACTTTTAGCGTTTTGCAGTTAGTTAGCGACGATGATCCAATTTTTTAATCTTTTGAAATCAATTCTCTTTTGCAAATGAAGAGTATCACAATGCAGTAGCGAATGCTCAGTATTGATCTAAGTATTTTGTATACTGGAACACTTGATTGTTGCATGTAtgttattacattattattatattgattatttatatatattattgtttACTATATATTTTGTCTTACGATAATTAAATGtagtatattttatattattattaatattacatGCCTGTATAatacatatattaaaatatatattataatactaTATTAATCTGCTGTGATATTATGATGAAGTGAGGTTATAAATAATAATGTTAAAGGCATGGTTATCATTTGTTTTGGCCTTCAAAAATGATTTTTGACTAACAGTATAAGTGGTGATGCATATTTTGATCTTTTTAATCTTTCGTGGTCTGGCAATGTAATTATGATAGTCATAGCATAGGACTTATTACTTTTAGTTGACTGTAAAATTACTTAATACTtttcttttaatttaaatattgaagAAACTTGTCACTTTGCCGAGTTTCTCTAAACATAGATTCAATCTATGTTTAGAGACAAATAACATTTCAAATTTTTATGCAATaacaattgatacaaataataactGATTTGGATTGGTTGGAAGGCACATTTAGCAATATCTAGTCAAACAAATATGGTTGCTATAATTCCCTTTCATTAGACTGGAATAGATAAAAATCTGGTCAATGGTGTTGAAAATGGGACCTGTCCACAAAGACAAAGTACTGTGGTAGCACCAGGAATGAGGAAAATTCATTCTAGTGTTTGACACCAATATCTGTATTATCTGCTATGACTGAGTGCATACACACTTTCTAAGCATGTAGCTTCACTGAGACATTCTCACCAGTCATTTGGCTACGTCTCTGCCTTTCTCACCAACAAGTGGAACCCTGTTCTTGTGCTTGACATCGATGTGTATTATCTGCTCTATCAATCTGGCTATGCCTCTGCCTATCTCGTAAGTGCTGCTCTGGTCTACCACCCAGACTAAAGTGTATTTTGTTTGCTGCTCTACTGTCTAGACTAGAGGAGGATTCATACCCCAGTGATGCTTTACCATCCAGACTAGACTGTTGTCTTGACTATATTCTAGTCTATACTCTAATGATAATATTCATCAGGACTAGTGTGATTTTTCTATTTGGCATACCCACTTCTCAGATTGCACAAAATTTGTCCTATCATATTAAAATTCCCCACAAAATATTTCAAGATGGTTAGAAATTTATATGTGACCAGATGCAACCCATAGCTAATAAACTTTAAACAGAGGCAAAAAAAAGTACTTATCTGGTCAAGTCAATATTTTTGATTGTGTTATCTAGGGGATTCAGATCTCCACATCTTCAATATCATTAAAAACTGTTTTACCTGGAAGATGGTGAGCAGTAATTATCAATTTGTTACGAAAGTCTGGATGAATAACAGATAACAGTGAATGCTGCTATGATATGGCATAATTGGATAACTGCAAACAATGTCAAAGTACAAGACTCTTGATTGCAACATGTAAAATACCTATTTTAATTAATAGAAGCTTAAAGGCAAACCATACAGATCTAGTTTGCAGGAAGATTGACATTTTACCAGATCTGTAGATGGTTGCCCTTTGATGTTCTCCTAACAAGCTTAGGTATAAAATTTATGCTATATTTAATAAACTAGCAGTTACTAATAACTTGAGAATGAAAACTATTCTTGAAAGGTACTTTTAGCTTCTTAACTGTTTTTTTCCTCATTAATATTTTCTGATGGAGATGAATATGTACAAAATAAAagtcttttttccttgatttgtattTCTTTTTACTTGACTTTGGTCTACCTTATGAAAGATTAATTCTTCAATTTATGATCTGGTGCATAgtttgactcagtcatgagaaaATATCTTGATAGttgatatatttatgtatgtataaatgtgtttgtgtgtgtttatatattgcTTGATAAGTGTTGGATGAAGCTATGGCTGTATGGGGTTTGTTAGCTAGGACCACATTTTTTCTGCGGAATAAGCTGAAGTACATTCTTAAGATCTAGTCATGGGCCACCCTCTAATGCACTCCATTACACATGGGTCACATTTGAGGGTACCTGATATTTGTTGGATCACAAACTCTCCACATGTCCATGGGGTTATAGGGTTGAACCTTGGTGGGGTTATACTGACCCTCTCTACTGTTAGGCCACATCCCCTTACAGTTTACACTAAAAAAGCTTGTGTAGTTGCTGCTGCTCATAATTATTATCGATATTCTTCAAAGTTCATTTGAATTTTATCCATATATATGGGATAGAAACaatattttctccatttcataAAATTTGCCTTATTTGTTCAACAAACATTGTTGAGCCTGTGTTAGAAGTGTCTTTTTTCTTTGAACATCATGCACAGGAAGTGtgcattaataattttaaattttttaaaaaccaAAGAAGATTTCATTTGTTTCAGATGGTAGGAAAGAGTTTTCCACAGCCATGAATTTAGTAACATGGAGTGCTTTTGGATTCAACTGTGTGTATTTTTACATCTACCATTCCCCAGTAACGTGAACAAGCATTGAAATctgtctaatttttttaatttgaaaatgggTGCAGGTTGAATTGAAAGTTGCATATATTGATATGGCTCAACTTCAGTCTTTTTCTATGTTTTCTTCGACCAAATTGTCTCTCTCAAGCCCTGTAAAAGCTGGTGGTAGACACACTCAAGATTTGAAATTTCTGCATTTCAATGCTTCTGCAGGTGAGGCAATTACtgcaacttttctgcatgttcttaTCGCTCTCAAGTATTCCTAAAAAATATGGGAGGTTGTTTTAAAACAGCCATTCTTGAACAATCTTTTTTctgataaaatttaaatataatatccTTGAAAAAAGGGATTCAGTTCGACAAGTACGTCAAGAGACAAGTAGCTGATTTATTTTCAAATACTCTTTGTGGAAAACCTGAAATTTTTTCCCTTTGGCATGCCATTGTCATGCCCATATTTTCTCGTATCATAGATTGGCTAAAAAAACTTAAGTATGACCAAAATTAAATAGCATTAAGTTTTGTTTGGGATGTTAGTTTTGATCAGATTTAATAATCAGGTAGTTTTTAACTTTTATATGAATCTTTATTCTCAGTTTGATGTTAATTCAAACTATGTAAGGTATCAATTCAATCTGTCACAATATATAAACGATCTtcagggtttatatatatatagccATGATCTTTAGTGATGATGAATTGCAGTATGATGATAACAACGAAGTGCTGTGTTCACTGAGTGCTGTAGGTTATTGGCTTACTCCAAGTTGACAATAATCACGAACTGTGTTATCATGGACTGCTGTATAATAATATCTTATTTATCATTGTATGGATATTATCGACCTTTACCATCTATCCATCTTATATCTGTCACGCTCCAAATGAATCATACTAGTATATGATGCCTCATGACTTTCAAAGAAGTCGTGACTCTTCACTAATAGACCCGATGACCATTGGAATCAAATCGATTCAAATATAACTGACGTTAGACAATATGTTAACAAATGGAATCGGTTATGTAGAACTGATACTAACAAATATGGATTATGCAATGCAATTCGATAATCTAATATGATAAATCTGTAAACACAAACAGTCTAACTGATCTGCATCTTAAGTACGAAAATAATAACAGGGACAAGTAAATCAAATATACAAATGTCCatggccgataggccaattagacatttgtaTTAGCTAGGGTGATCAAAGGAATCCGATTGTAGCTATAatatcttcaacactccctcttagctagggaggaatccttttcaatctctacaagacacatcaCCTCATCGTGATGACTAACACAATGACTACACTCATGTGTATGAAAGAAGCTTATCACCTCATCATGATATTTGACCACAATGGTTACtcccatatgtggaaaggaaagatatcaccCCATTGTGATATCAagcattatggcttatccatggatatcacttcatgatatccaccatagatatctccttatgtaatatccaccattatggcttgtccacggatatcacttcacatgatatccaccattatggcataccCATAGATATTACCTCTcaagatatcaaccattatggcatatccacagATATCacgtcacatgatatccaccagcatggtttattcatagatatcacctcacgtgatatcaaccattatggcatatccatagatatcacctcacatgatatcaaccattatggcatatccatagatatcacctcatgtgacatccaccattatggtttaatcatagatatcacctcacgtgatatcaaccattatggcatatccatagatatcacctcatgtgacatccaccattatggtttaatcatagatatcacttcacgtgatatcaaccattattgtgagatcgtcacctcacaatgatattcaccatggctcatctagagggtaaacacacaagtacaagaaaatcatcacgGACTCTCTCACGTGATGTTTGTCATGGCATCACACACGACATCCACCATGAATCATATCAGAGGGTGTAGATCAAAGCTTTCACCTTAAgcctctctcaaagagaaatgcaatcacaagagtttacactttaaaacatcttttgaaaagaagaatacattagtGAATAGCGTACCTTTCCCCCATGTCTCTAGAAAGTTTACATAGTATCTTAAGTGAATAGCATACCTTTCCATTATAGcatacctttccaccatgtctctagaAAGTCTTTCACATAGTATCTTAAGTGAATAGCATACCTttccacatgctttgacctttcaCGAAATACAAGGTGAgagtctgcatcactcttggtgtattccaagctcaTCAAGTATTTACCTATCCAGGAATATCATGACCTAGAAGTCAGCATAAACGCCTTCCACCCTACATGCATAGGTctccatctcatgaatcatagtcattcgactgatcactagagaaaccatcttgacatggtccactccctctgaaccaatatAATCAAGATCCTCGGATATCAATAGAAGCACATTCTCTTAGCTACTCCCTCTGTCACGGAAGCATCCCTTgctcacatggtcccaatcatggaagatatcttgctttaggatcctcatcatctaGTATGATCCTCATACGGTTGGAAGTGTTGTATCCAAAACCACCATGGATCTACTGTCATAAGATCAAGCCCTAGGTAGGAATATGATCATCCTAACAAAATCCCCTTTCAATATGCTCCCTCTCACTGAGAGAGCCCTCTTGCCTCAATCTTGGCTTTGTAACCCTAGATGCTATCATTACCAGCACAAGTACCTCTATGGCTTTCACAAGTGAACCGTTGCACCTTTGCAAGTAGATACCTCTAAGAATGTGAatccatctgaatccttttgtGGAATAGTCCCACCAACATCTGCAATGGAAGATCACCATTGCAAATTACATGACATGTGTTTCGGAATTCAATTAAGACTTTCCCTAACAACCAATCCGCACTATGGAGTCCCTTGCCTGTCCTTTCCAATCAAGCCCAAGAGCACGGAATGAACACCCAGTCATTCAGCCTCCTAGCCCGACCTAGGGGTCGGCGTACTTGATGGGGGACTTAGTGCTGCTGTAATGTCCCTATTTGGGATTTGCCTTAATTTTAGTTCTGAGACAACCATTCAGACTTAAAGTGAGAACTATAATATAAAATTTACCCAGACTGATGACATTTcattattaatttaaattttaagaaTAGTTCAAAGGATAGAACTTATCCTGATAACTTTTTCTGATCTGTATACTTGAAATATATATATCTCAATTGTTATAGTGCTGCTTAACTGAAACTTAAGATTAGTGTCATAATAAGATAGATTCTCCACCTTCCAGGCCCCTTTTCATATACCTTCTATTTCTTAGAGACATGCTCTTTAGAGAAATGTCCTCCTATTAATTGTttcttgtgtcctcttcctaacTGAGGCTTACTCAaactactctttcttttctgatACCTGCATCTGATATATTAAAATCTTTTATATTGCTACCTTTTAGTTATACATTCCTTAATGTCCCTTGCAAATTTAAGGAACCAAATCTGACACTTCTCTGACATCTTCTGTGGGTTGTCTGCTGAAGATTTGGTCTTATAATTGCATCACCTGCAGTTTGACGTtgaaagaaatagatgaacttgaaGATAATCTAGACTTTTATTTGAATCTTTAATCTCAGTTTGATGTTAATTCAAACAATGCAAGGTATCAATTCAATCTGTCACAATATATAAACGATCTTCAGGGATAATATATATATAGCCACGATCTTTAGTGATGATGAATTGCAGTATATTATCGACCTCCTACAGGTTGATGATAATCATGAACTGCTGTGTTCACTGAGTGCTGTAGGTTATTGGCTTACTCCAAGTTGACAATAATCACGAACTGTGTTATCATGGACTGCTGTATAATAATATCTTATTTATCGTTGTATGGATATTATCGACTTTTTCCATAAATCCATCTTATATCTGTCACGCTCCAAATGAATCATACTAATATATGACGCCTCATGAATTTCAAAGAAGTCGTGACTCTTCACTAATAGACCCGATGACCATTGGAATCAAATCGATTCAAATATAACCGACATTAGACAATATGTTAACAAATGGAATCGGTTATGTAGAACCGATACTAACAAATATTGATTATGCAATGCAATTTGATAATCTAATATGATAAATCTGTAAACACAAACAGTCTAACTGATCTGCAACTTTAGTACGAAAATAATAACAGGAACAAGTAAATCAAATTTAcaaatgtctaaggccgataggccaattagacatttgtaTTAGCTAGGTTGATCAGAGGAATCCGACCGTAGCTATAATATCTTCAACATGGGAGATGTACCATCCTGTTCACTGCTTCTTATCCATACAGCATGGCTCTATCGTGCATCATGTACTAGGCAATTATCATTATATTTTTGTTTCTCTTCTCAGTCACCTAATTTTGTTGATAGGTGTATTGGATTGAATTGTCTCAAATGTCTTTCCTTTTTTAGTATTCTTGAAAGTGTATTGGAGTGAACTTGCTGTCGGTAATAAATTTTAGGGTCTTGATCTGCCTATTTTTCTTATTATCAACCAGTGAATTGAACTTGACAAAGTTATTAAAACCATCAAACTTTTCTTTAGAGGATATAACCCACATTTTCCTTGAGATATCATCGACCAACAATAGAAATGTCTCACATTGAGGGTTGGTAATGATTTCTTGAATAACTCACATATCTGAGTAAATGAGATCTAAAGCCCCCTTTCCATGCCATGCTATGTTGGTAGGAAATGAGTTTTCTTTGTACTTGTAGGCTAATTACTTGCACAAATATCTTGCATCTCTTAGATATATAGTAACCCATAAACCTACTACTTTTGCTTAGCTTGTCTAAAAGTAAATAGTGAAGATTGAAATGTTCATATCTCTCATGCGACAAAATACTTTTGTTGTCCTACAAGTTCAACTATCGTCTATACACCACCTTGCTTAATGCTTAAAGAAATTATTTTGTCCTACTTGATGTTAGTTTAATACATTTCTTTCCAAAAATCTGTCTAAAAGGAGAACAGCGGAAGCCCAAGGATGGATTAGTATCCTAAAGATAAGTAGAATGGTGTTGGACCTGACTTTGAGAAACACAAAATCCTTGTGAATGAATTTTTCCTgatactttcattatttggcattTCTGAGTTTTACTTGAAATGTAGATATGTAAACTACTCTTGTTTCTGTATTTTCTATGTTCAAAAACTTTCTATATTTGTTTACTAATGCCATTTATGGTGAATCTGATGCTTATTCATAGGTGTCTTCACAAGGTTGTCACTACATTTTAATATTACGTACCATTCTTGGTATGTATAGGCTCTGTGAGGTGTATTGCATGTACATAAATAGAGGGAACATGAAGCATGTACATTAATAGATAGAACATGAAGCATGTATATTGCAAGGTGTGAAATTTGTATGTAAGACATGAATATGCGTATGGCATGggtcatacacatgaatacatttcATGGatcatacatatgaatacacataAGGTGTAAAACACCTATATGAGTACTCATAAGGCATAAGGTACACACATGAATACACATAGGGTGTAAAGAACAAAGTATACAAATGGAAGCACATAAGGCAAGAAGCATTTATGTAAAACCAGAGTTTccggaaactcctttgtccctccccGGGAACACGTTTCCCCGTATCCGTTCCCTTTTTTGAAACGGATACGTATCCGATACAGCCCAGAGACACGTCAAATATTGTACCCACGCATGCCCAAAAATCCTAGATTTCCAACCATGCTAAATActaatgtgatttgatttttttaaaaaattgacgtaaatcttcctaaatttaattttaaaaacttcattaatgcatttaaaaaaaaatggtattaacaaaacctacaccaaatgagaaagacaaatgaaatgtttttttatttcagtgacccattttttgggttatcttccaatgcaactcttctatttttgcatattgtaaaatgataaatcaacttatcattatttatgaagaaattatgtgtctatattgcttttgaagtaatgaaaatctccttgaataacttagaaaattgtgttaaatatatgtttatgtgttttttatgaatgacgtGTCCAGTcttatccatattgggggtcttaaaaaatagCCATATCCGTATCCGATACCGTATTGGTATCGGATACCAATACGGTATCGTTGGTATCGGATGCcgtatccgtgtccatgcaactttgcgtAAAACATGGAGTATACACTAAGGCATGAATACATGAAGTGTACGCATGAAATATATACATGAATTTacttaaggcatgaagcatacatgtGAGTGCACGTAGTATACGGTATACATATGAGGCATGAAGTAACACACATAAATACATTAGACGTGAAGTGTAAAGCATAGAATAATGGATACATGTAAGGCAAGAAGCAACGCACATGAATATGCATAAGGCATGTTGTAGTACACATAAGGCACGGAGCAGCTATGTAAAAAATGAATCATGCATTCAAATACAAATAAGACATGAAATAGACACATAGATACATGCAAGGCATAGAAATCATACACATGGATACACTCAGGTCATGAATCATACACTTGAATACGCATTTGTAAGGCATGGAGCATATATGTGGATACATAAATATACATTTGAAAGGTACTCATGGAGTaaacatgctgaagacacatcaaTTGCAAGGTGAACACATAGATACATGTAAGTCACAAGGCATACATACAAAACACATATGCTGAAAACATATTAGATCTGAAGCAATACAAATCATACATAGCAAAAGAATTCATATAAAATACACATGGAGTAAGCATACTCAACACACATTACACACATATAGGAATGCCTTGTTGCTCTTAAGAGaatgattttcaaaatagttttgccccGCAGGCTGGTagaatcatgctctgataccacttgtaatgtcccttgTTGATTACAGAGTACAATGTTTTGCCTGGGTTCAGATTATAGGAAAATAAATCAGACAGCAGGAAAAGAATGTCTATAATATCACTGGAACTATGTTTATATAACTATGCTTATATAATAGATTTAGAACAGTGGAAAGCCCCTTATTAGCTTAATATATCAGACACAATGCCTGGAATAGATAACAGAATTAAGTACAAATCAGAGATAAGTAAATCAGAGATAAATGAATCAGAGATACCAGCATAATAAATATCAAGAAAATAATTTACGTAATTTATCTTATTATACTGTTAATTTGCCAGGAGACAGAAAGACTTTGTTTTCTTATGGTCACAATTG from Cryptomeria japonica chromosome 3, Sugi_1.0, whole genome shotgun sequence harbors:
- the LOC131046032 gene encoding uncharacterized protein LOC131046032 isoform X2; its protein translation is MRLLCRDTVSINGTMITWHIVLNLPYDDDQNITASTTQIPLSIWAGGTQLFHPLMARQNIVLCNQQGTLQVVSEHDSTSLRGKTILKIILLRATRHSYMCVMCVEYAYSMCILYEFFCYV
- the LOC131046032 gene encoding uncharacterized protein LOC131046032 isoform X1, whose protein sequence is MTFKYMFIPGHLDESRRSKGVNCRRILVFMQDDDQNITASTTQIPLSIWAGGTQLFHPLMARQNIVLCNQQGTLQVVSEHDSTSLRGKTILKIILLRATRHSYMCVMCVEYAYSMCILYEFFCYV